A window of the Listeria swaminathanii genome harbors these coding sequences:
- a CDS encoding dihydrolipoyl dehydrogenase family protein produces MAKFTYDVVIIGSGASGTTVAFEAQAAGLKVAIVEERSWGGTCVLRGCDPKKVLVGAAEARNLSTRLRGKGIKQAATISWTDLMAFKETFVEDVPESRLESFQDAGIETFFGPASFQDVDTLQVGDDLLTAKKIVIATGATPSTLQVEGQEYIQTSDDFLSLEKLPDSVVFIGGGYISFEFASIVQATGREVHVIHHNSAPLKKFDPDFVAALVSSMKEEGVHFHFDTDITKIEKNGKKLHLQGKNGFSLNTDLIIGATGRKPNIDHLSLEKASIDYTKKGIVVNEKLQTPNNPHIYACGDVADTKGAPLTPVVSLEAALVAKNILGGDEKVDYPAIPSVVFTSPKLASIGISIEEAKAAPEKYQIKQHDTTNWYTYKRTNESIALAKIIEDRKTGQIKGAHFLSEEADYMINYIALLIKANLTLADLQSVIFAYPSPASDLTALN; encoded by the coding sequence ATGGCAAAATTTACATATGATGTAGTTATCATCGGGAGCGGCGCAAGCGGAACAACCGTTGCTTTTGAAGCTCAGGCAGCCGGATTAAAAGTCGCAATTGTAGAAGAGCGGAGTTGGGGCGGAACATGCGTACTCAGAGGATGTGACCCTAAAAAAGTCCTTGTCGGTGCTGCAGAAGCAAGAAACCTTTCTACAAGACTACGTGGCAAAGGGATTAAGCAAGCTGCTACAATTAGCTGGACAGATTTAATGGCCTTTAAAGAAACATTTGTCGAGGATGTGCCCGAAAGTCGTTTAGAAAGTTTTCAAGACGCAGGCATTGAAACATTCTTTGGCCCAGCAAGCTTTCAAGATGTAGATACGTTACAAGTCGGTGATGATTTACTAACTGCTAAAAAAATTGTTATCGCAACCGGTGCTACACCAAGCACGCTCCAAGTGGAAGGACAAGAATATATCCAAACAAGTGATGATTTCTTATCACTCGAAAAACTACCAGATTCCGTCGTTTTTATCGGCGGTGGTTATATTTCTTTTGAATTTGCATCGATTGTACAGGCAACAGGGCGTGAAGTGCATGTTATTCATCACAATAGTGCACCATTGAAGAAATTCGACCCTGATTTTGTCGCCGCACTAGTTTCCAGCATGAAAGAAGAGGGCGTTCATTTCCATTTTGATACAGATATTACTAAAATCGAAAAAAATGGTAAAAAACTACATCTTCAAGGTAAAAATGGCTTTTCGTTAAATACAGATTTAATCATTGGAGCGACCGGTAGAAAGCCTAATATCGATCACTTATCACTAGAAAAAGCAAGTATCGATTATACGAAAAAAGGCATCGTCGTTAATGAAAAACTACAAACGCCTAATAATCCTCATATTTATGCGTGCGGTGATGTAGCTGACACCAAAGGCGCGCCGTTAACACCAGTTGTCAGTCTCGAAGCCGCACTCGTCGCTAAAAATATCCTAGGAGGCGACGAAAAAGTCGATTATCCAGCAATCCCAAGCGTTGTTTTTACGAGTCCGAAACTCGCAAGTATTGGTATTAGCATAGAAGAGGCCAAAGCAGCCCCTGAAAAATACCAAATCAAACAACATGACACAACAAATTGGTACACTTACAAACGAACAAACGAATCAATCGCACTCGCAAAAATTATTGAAGACCGAAAAACAGGACAAATCAAAGGCGCTCATTTCCTCAGTGAAGAAGCAGACTATATGATAAATTATATCGCTCTCTTAATAAAAGCAAACCTCACTTTGGCCGATTTACAATCTGTCATTTTTGCTTATCCATCGCCAGCAAGTGATTTAACTGCTTTGAACTAG